In Ruminococcaceae bacterium BL-6, a genomic segment contains:
- a CDS encoding conserved protein of unknown function (Evidence 4 : Unknown function but conserved in other organisms) codes for MNIIDYIPTGSASAISRRALCTVTGLPDRLMRREIERARKDYAILNIDGSGYFRPAPSEAYLIERWLRQEYNREKSIKRSARGAEKALCGADSKVIQVCAYVRRKRRREDERPQVEGQMKL; via the coding sequence ATGAACATCATTGACTATATCCCCACTGGCTCCGCCAGCGCAATCAGCCGCCGGGCACTCTGCACAGTAACAGGGCTGCCCGACCGCCTGATGCGGAGGGAGATTGAGCGGGCGCGGAAAGATTACGCGATACTCAATATCGACGGCTCCGGATACTTCCGTCCGGCTCCTAGTGAGGCTTATCTCATTGAGCGGTGGCTCCGTCAGGAGTATAACCGTGAAAAGTCTATCAAGCGATCCGCCAGAGGCGCGGAAAAGGCTCTTTGCGGCGCAGACAGTAAAGTTATCCAAGTATGTGCTTATGTGCGCAGGAAGCGGCGCAGAGAGGACGAGAGGCCACAAGTGGAGGGACAAATGAAACTGTGA
- a CDS encoding Methyltransferase, giving the protein MNEIKMELYHDNFQNFKSYNIPKAQLVIADIPYNLGNYAYASSPEWYVGGDNKNGESSKAGKQFFNTDSSFKIPEYMHFCSRLLKKEPKEKGQSPAMIVFCAFDQDQMLIDYGKKYGFMHSYPIFFIKRYSAQVLKANMKIVGATEHAIVLYRDKLPKFNNCGRMVFDWFEWVRDNPARYPKIHPTQKPVAVLKQLIKIFTDPGDVVIDPCAGSGTTLRAAFELDRNSYGFEVDKNFYQLAQNKMLAPAREERKYEQLKLPV; this is encoded by the coding sequence GTGAATGAAATCAAGATGGAACTCTACCATGACAATTTTCAAAATTTTAAGTCATACAACATTCCGAAGGCCCAGCTTGTCATTGCCGATATCCCCTATAATCTCGGGAACTATGCTTACGCTTCTTCCCCCGAGTGGTATGTCGGAGGGGACAACAAAAACGGCGAGAGCAGCAAGGCCGGGAAGCAGTTTTTCAACACGGATTCCAGCTTCAAAATTCCGGAGTACATGCATTTTTGTTCGCGCCTCTTGAAAAAGGAGCCAAAGGAGAAAGGCCAGTCACCAGCCATGATCGTATTTTGCGCTTTCGATCAGGATCAAATGCTGATTGACTACGGCAAAAAGTACGGATTCATGCACAGCTATCCGATTTTTTTCATCAAGCGCTACTCGGCGCAAGTGCTGAAAGCCAACATGAAGATCGTCGGCGCTACAGAACACGCTATCGTCCTCTACCGCGACAAGCTCCCAAAATTCAACAATTGCGGAAGAATGGTATTCGATTGGTTCGAGTGGGTTCGAGACAATCCGGCGCGTTATCCCAAAATCCACCCTACCCAAAAGCCAGTCGCTGTCCTGAAACAGCTAATTAAGATTTTCACCGATCCGGGGGACGTCGTGATCGATCCTTGCGCTGGCAGCGGGACGACGCTCCGGGCAGCGTTCGAGCTTGACCGGAACAGCTATGGCTTTGAGGTTGACAAGAATTTCTACCAGTTGGCGCAGAATAAGATGCTCGCCCCGGCCCGAGAGGAACGAAAATACGAGCAGTTGAAATTACCGGTTTAG
- a CDS encoding conserved protein of unknown function (Evidence 4 : Unknown function but conserved in other organisms) yields MLESGYVRIYRSFLNWEWYTDSNTKIVFLHLILTANWEPKKWRGKVIQRGQRVYSAQKLAGELHLSRQVIRTAINHLISTGEITNQSTPEYSIATIKNYDFYQQLTNVPTNEQPTANQPPTNEQPQLKKDKESNKDKKDKRKIYSAVFSEYAAGDSELLKALDDFAEMRKSIKKPLSTMRAATMLIHSLDKLATNRETKIAILNQSIFRNWQGVFPLKEQPKAADQNTTYDLSEYDQATANLDFDSLKGEPK; encoded by the coding sequence GTGCTTGAAAGCGGATATGTCCGTATCTATCGGTCGTTTCTCAATTGGGAATGGTACACCGATTCCAACACAAAAATAGTCTTTCTTCATCTGATTCTCACCGCAAATTGGGAGCCAAAAAAATGGCGTGGGAAGGTTATTCAACGGGGCCAGCGAGTATATTCTGCTCAAAAATTAGCGGGTGAACTGCACCTGTCAAGACAGGTGATAAGAACAGCTATAAATCACTTAATTTCAACCGGCGAAATAACCAACCAATCAACCCCTGAATATAGCATTGCTACTATAAAAAACTATGATTTTTATCAACAGCTAACCAACGTTCCAACCAACGAGCAACCAACGGCTAACCAACCTCCAACCAACGAGCAACCACAATTGAAGAAAGATAAAGAAAGCAATAAAGATAAGAAAGATAAAAGAAAGATATATAGCGCCGTTTTTTCAGAGTATGCCGCTGGTGATTCCGAGCTTTTAAAAGCTCTAGATGATTTTGCTGAAATGCGGAAATCAATCAAAAAGCCATTGTCTACCATGCGCGCCGCTACCATGCTGATTCATAGCTTGGATAAGCTGGCGACGAATCGGGAAACAAAGATTGCAATTTTGAATCAATCAATTTTCAGGAATTGGCAAGGAGTATTTCCGCTGAAAGAGCAGCCTAAAGCGGCGGATCAGAATACCACTTACGATCTATCCGAATACGATCAGGCGACAGCGAACCTTGATTTTGACAGTCTGAAAGGAGAACCAAAATGA
- the rusA gene encoding Crossover junction endodeoxyribonuclease RusA, giving the protein MTFTIPGELPGLNEYIHAINRNRHIGNRLKQDTQEAIQWAVRAQIKRGYEITRPVVIRFLWASRTAKKDIDNVCAARKFILDALVSMGILPNDTRKWVRGFTDEFVIDRKNPRTEVEIRPV; this is encoded by the coding sequence ATGACTTTTACGATTCCGGGGGAACTTCCCGGGCTGAACGAGTACATACACGCGATCAACCGCAACCGTCACATCGGAAATCGCTTAAAGCAGGATACGCAAGAGGCTATCCAGTGGGCCGTGAGAGCGCAGATTAAACGGGGATATGAAATTACTCGCCCGGTGGTAATTCGCTTCCTGTGGGCCAGCAGAACGGCAAAGAAGGATATCGACAACGTATGTGCCGCGCGCAAATTCATTTTGGACGCGCTTGTGAGCATGGGAATCCTCCCAAATGACACTCGAAAATGGGTACGCGGATTTACAGACGAATTTGTGATCGACCGGAAAAACCCGCGCACGGAAGTGGAGATTAGGCCGGTATGA
- a CDS encoding conserved protein of unknown function (Evidence 4 : Unknown function but conserved in other organisms): protein MKIGLIDVDSHNFPNLALMKISAWHKEQGDHVEWWDGFAHYDRVYMSKVFTTEYSPDVLEPVNADEIVKGGTGYDLKNKLPDYIENMCPDYNLYPQFSEAYGFLTRGCPRGCKFCIVAEKEGKCSKQVADLDCFYRGQKEIKLCDPNLLACKDHEKLLQQLSQSGAWVDFTQGLDIRLTNRDNVALLNNIKTKMLHFAWDNPDQDLTAYFKRFNELTTCKDYRKKCVYVLTNFGSTHEQDLYRIYTLREMGYDPYVMIYNKSTAPRITRRLQRWCNSKFIFRAEPDFAKYK from the coding sequence ATGAAGATCGGTCTGATTGACGTTGACAGCCACAACTTTCCAAATCTGGCGCTGATGAAAATATCAGCATGGCATAAGGAACAGGGAGATCACGTTGAGTGGTGGGATGGTTTCGCACATTACGATCGAGTTTATATGTCAAAGGTTTTTACAACGGAGTATAGCCCTGATGTATTGGAACCGGTTAATGCTGATGAAATCGTCAAAGGCGGAACGGGCTATGACTTGAAGAATAAACTTCCTGACTACATAGAAAATATGTGCCCTGATTATAACCTTTATCCGCAATTCAGTGAAGCATACGGCTTTCTAACCCGTGGCTGTCCGCGCGGATGCAAGTTTTGTATTGTTGCGGAAAAAGAAGGTAAGTGCTCAAAGCAAGTGGCAGATTTAGATTGCTTTTATCGAGGGCAAAAAGAAATAAAACTATGCGACCCTAATTTGCTTGCTTGTAAAGACCATGAAAAATTGTTGCAGCAGCTTTCTCAAAGTGGCGCGTGGGTAGACTTTACGCAAGGTTTGGACATACGGCTGACAAATCGCGATAATGTGGCGCTACTAAATAATATCAAAACAAAAATGTTGCACTTTGCGTGGGATAACCCAGATCAGGATTTAACGGCATATTTTAAGCGGTTTAACGAGTTGACCACCTGTAAAGATTATCGGAAAAAGTGCGTATATGTTTTAACCAATTTTGGCAGCACTCATGAGCAAGACCTATATCGAATTTACACGCTGCGAGAGATGGGATACGACCCATATGTGATGATTTACAACAAAAGCACGGCTCCACGAATCACAAGACGTTTGCAAAGATGGTGCAACAGCAAATTTATTTTCCGGGCGGAACCGGATTTTGCAAAATACAAATAA
- a CDS encoding conserved protein of unknown function (Evidence 4 : Unknown function but conserved in other organisms) gives MTDKELEKSVIDDFWGWVQKYKDDVYVQFYSEKDCFFYVGFDKETLYSFTDHWQELCEEGGCPATIQTNGICFDLQDVIGGYGFTMQEAWDARPVGIENKLGSNIL, from the coding sequence ATGACCGATAAAGAACTTGAAAAAAGCGTAATTGATGATTTCTGGGGCTGGGTGCAAAAGTATAAAGACGACGTTTACGTCCAGTTTTACAGTGAAAAGGATTGCTTTTTCTACGTCGGATTTGACAAAGAAACGCTTTATTCCTTTACAGACCATTGGCAAGAACTTTGCGAGGAAGGCGGATGCCCTGCCACGATTCAGACGAACGGTATCTGCTTTGATCTGCAAGACGTTATCGGTGGCTACGGATTTACGATGCAAGAAGCATGGGACGCACGGCCGGTTGGGATTGAGAACAAACTCGGAAGCAATATTTTGTAA
- a CDS encoding ASCH domain-containing protein, which produces MLTLPIKKKWFDMILSGEKLEEYRNDTRYYESRFDKYIGIPVKVRFRNGYRKDSPSFIRTVIPHYRRGGRPDWGAEPDKDYIVLTIQQEEK; this is translated from the coding sequence ATGCTGACTTTACCTATCAAAAAGAAATGGTTTGACATGATTCTTTCGGGAGAAAAGCTCGAAGAATACCGCAATGACACTCGATACTATGAAAGCCGGTTTGACAAATACATCGGGATTCCGGTCAAGGTAAGGTTCCGCAATGGTTACCGGAAAGATAGCCCGTCTTTTATCCGCACGGTCATTCCGCATTACAGGCGGGGCGGTCGCCCAGATTGGGGTGCGGAGCCGGATAAAGACTACATAGTGCTGACGATTCAGCAGGAGGAAAAGTGA
- a CDS encoding conserved protein of unknown function (Evidence 4 : Unknown function but conserved in other organisms): protein MDTDTWVSGYKVRSFPWVDGKTIYFNVQCYLPGQSLSQPPVWDKTVYITDNAAGRNMVANFAHSLTEYIANLEIPAGRKIILTVERSPKI from the coding sequence ATGGATACTGATACATGGGTAAGCGGCTATAAAGTCCGTTCGTTCCCGTGGGTAGACGGTAAGACGATCTATTTTAACGTGCAATGCTACCTGCCCGGTCAATCCCTCTCACAGCCGCCCGTATGGGACAAAACGGTGTATATCACAGATAATGCCGCAGGGCGTAATATGGTTGCAAATTTCGCACACTCGCTCACGGAGTATATTGCAAATTTGGAGATACCAGCCGGGAGAAAAATAATATTAACCGTTGAAAGGAGCCCAAAAATCTGA
- a CDS encoding protein of unknown function (Evidence 5 : Unknown function) gives MDAKYLAEIKARTEAATSGLWWPAECREGFAIYVRKGRNSTIIAKVFNTLSDTVFIANAKRDILALLAEVERLQKCLENSNEFRRRMEEKARKADSECATLKRALEGASKYIVEFGRVDYFLCDDIPQELHLKYQPKNDGNYENGPCIKCVQEYFIQKAQEAEK, from the coding sequence ATGGACGCTAAATATCTTGCAGAGATCAAGGCGCGGACGGAAGCTGCGACGTCTGGGCTGTGGTGGCCGGCAGAGTGCCGTGAAGGATTTGCTATTTACGTCAGGAAAGGAAGAAATTCCACAATCATTGCAAAAGTGTTCAATACGCTGTCTGATACCGTCTTTATCGCCAACGCTAAACGTGATATCCTAGCCCTACTTGCCGAGGTAGAACGGCTGCAGAAATGCCTCGAAAATAGCAATGAGTTTCGGAGGCGCATGGAAGAAAAAGCGCGAAAGGCTGATTCGGAATGTGCCACGCTGAAACGGGCGTTGGAAGGGGCCTCTAAGTACATTGTCGAATTTGGCCGCGTTGATTATTTTCTTTGCGATGATATCCCGCAGGAACTCCACTTGAAATATCAGCCGAAGAACGACGGGAACTACGAAAACGGCCCTTGCATCAAGTGCGTACAGGAATATTTCATCCAGAAAGCGCAGGAGGCAGAAAAATGA
- a CDS encoding protein of unknown function (Evidence 5 : Unknown function), translating to MKSGLYYFKCPKCGFAFSAAIPEVDWKEFDDIRACPCGERMKTVRYVPDEDAISTSEQEGKKK from the coding sequence ATGAAATCTGGACTTTATTATTTTAAGTGTCCGAAATGCGGCTTTGCTTTTTCCGCCGCAATTCCAGAGGTCGATTGGAAGGAATTTGACGATATTCGCGCTTGTCCGTGCGGAGAACGGATGAAGACTGTACGGTATGTGCCGGATGAAGACGCGATTTCGACGTCGGAGCAGGAGGGGAAGAAAAAATGA
- a CDS encoding protein of unknown function (Evidence 5 : Unknown function): protein MITKSLEQIVLTRKRQCCRCGRTMQRGEPCVKYTVDQKGTISYHRTKYWCEDCENGKEADHAE, encoded by the coding sequence ATGATTACAAAAAGCCTTGAACAGATCGTCCTTACCCGTAAACGCCAGTGCTGCCGATGCGGAAGAACGATGCAGCGTGGAGAGCCGTGCGTAAAATACACGGTTGACCAAAAAGGCACGATCTCCTACCACAGAACAAAATATTGGTGCGAGGATTGCGAAAACGGGAAGGAGGCCGACCATGCCGAATGA
- a CDS encoding protein of unknown function (Evidence 5 : Unknown function) has product MPNEMTAAEAAEIIEKLIPDIENDMTIYAYESEALHTAASYLRKIAAGEYKPVVHAHWELVSEGAQCNLVKCTHCGRSIAVARNVPLDEWRAAKPYCDQCGALMNGKSDDHA; this is encoded by the coding sequence ATGCCGAATGAAATGACTGCCGCAGAAGCGGCGGAAATAATCGAAAAGCTGATACCGGATATCGAAAACGATATGACTATATACGCATATGAATCCGAGGCTTTGCATACCGCCGCCTCCTACCTCCGCAAAATCGCCGCAGGAGAGTATAAGCCGGTGGTGCACGCACACTGGGAACTCGTCTCCGAGGGCGCACAATGCAATCTCGTCAAGTGTACCCACTGCGGGCGCTCGATAGCCGTGGCAAGGAATGTCCCGCTGGACGAGTGGCGTGCGGCAAAGCCGTATTGCGATCAGTGCGGCGCGCTGATGAACGGAAAGAGTGATGACCATGCCTGA
- a CDS encoding protein of unknown function (Evidence 5 : Unknown function) — protein sequence MMTMPDSISIGFRRSVRCSDGKTRTGRVIYIHPDNIFAVLEFSGVMGKWRESIFLTGPENPKNYQDRDHPAFHRHVFTPEEDKRILKSKNDTKLAKEIGVKVNVIWSHRALLKRRAQS from the coding sequence GTGATGACCATGCCTGATTCTATTTCCATCGGTTTCCGCCGTTCCGTCCGCTGTTCCGACGGCAAGACCCGTACCGGCAGAGTAATCTACATACACCCGGATAATATTTTCGCAGTGCTGGAATTCAGCGGAGTGATGGGTAAGTGGCGGGAATCAATATTCCTCACTGGGCCGGAGAATCCGAAGAACTATCAAGACCGCGATCACCCAGCGTTCCACCGTCATGTATTTACGCCGGAAGAGGATAAGAGAATCTTAAAATCAAAAAACGATACCAAACTTGCAAAAGAGATCGGCGTGAAAGTCAATGTCATCTGGAGTCATCGGGCATTGCTGAAGCGAAGGGCGCAATCATGA
- a CDS encoding protein of unknown function (Evidence 5 : Unknown function) has translation MKYSELSPEDQRNAVSQVLIAITQSDHEVWVTQADLEYEAANLDWIKNPDGTLEFEM, from the coding sequence ATGAAATACTCTGAATTATCCCCTGAAGATCAGCGGAACGCGGTTAGTCAGGTACTCATTGCCATCACCCAATCGGATCACGAGGTATGGGTAACACAGGCTGATCTCGAGTATGAGGCGGCTAATCTGGATTGGATTAAGAATCCGGATGGGACATTGGAATTTGAAATGTGA
- a CDS encoding conserved protein of unknown function (Evidence 4 : Unknown function but conserved in other organisms), protein MDKMDALKQCDALRAEIKQIEKDISILSRKEWVFTTDSVVGSSREEPYQPHSIAISGYAPAPEDVREIQSRKNKLERFRLKLLRKQNDAEDFLETVPNSTDRVILRGYYIDGKQWKDVAADLTESTGRDFTEAAVKMRARRFFEKN, encoded by the coding sequence ATGGATAAAATGGACGCCTTGAAGCAATGCGATGCTCTTCGCGCCGAGATAAAGCAGATTGAAAAAGACATATCAATTTTGAGCCGAAAGGAATGGGTATTTACAACCGATTCCGTTGTCGGATCGAGCCGGGAAGAGCCGTATCAGCCTCACAGCATAGCGATATCCGGATATGCTCCGGCTCCGGAAGATGTCCGGGAAATTCAATCCCGAAAAAATAAGCTCGAAAGATTCCGGTTGAAGCTGCTCCGGAAGCAAAACGATGCAGAGGATTTCCTTGAAACGGTTCCAAACTCAACCGACCGCGTTATCCTGCGGGGGTATTACATAGACGGGAAGCAGTGGAAGGATGTTGCCGCCGATCTGACGGAGAGTACGGGGCGGGATTTTACGGAAGCAGCCGTAAAAATGCGGGCCAGAAGATTTTTTGAGAAAAATTAG
- a CDS encoding N6_Mtase domain-containing protein, translated as MILTELSELTKAVCDLFNCEKESIVDSVKNVIFSDRKNDILSKYFDLIGGNLRTDELQKIFQYYYADRKEKCQDFTPQSIAKLLASEVVTGAESIYDMCAGSGALTIQAWAQNKDAIFYCEELDDNAVPVLLFNLALRNIFGYVVHRDVLTMEEKAVYQLTAGDRFSRIERIPEAPEISAEAIISNPPYNIPWNAPGPLFADKRFKKCTIPPASNANYAFVLTALDRLSENGRCAFVLPSGALTSAGPDKEIRKYLCDNRLLEKVIALPGHMFEATDIPTCILAFSRGNRSVSFFDCRQKVEQEDREQTGQFGGASHTRRTYHKTVNVLPDELIDALCSPAEDIPGFSVLASLNDIEKQEYILTPSRYIRPDIAPTEHRPYTDIIDDINRVSRERSILKITVNETLARQLGLSEIAEVERQNPDLDKTFGIFGKKYESRHFIQLSKNKNELKIENQDKEFFSSLLEIFIPMWKQHVYYLNHEENRLLMELRDAMLPDLMSGKLQVS; from the coding sequence GTGATCCTGACGGAATTATCAGAACTGACAAAAGCAGTATGCGATCTGTTTAACTGTGAAAAAGAATCCATCGTTGATTCCGTCAAGAACGTCATTTTTTCGGATCGTAAAAATGACATCTTATCCAAATATTTTGATTTAATCGGTGGAAATCTGCGAACAGACGAATTACAAAAGATATTTCAGTATTATTACGCCGATCGCAAAGAAAAATGTCAGGATTTCACTCCACAAAGCATCGCAAAGCTGTTAGCTTCGGAAGTTGTTACAGGCGCGGAATCAATTTACGATATGTGCGCTGGAAGTGGCGCACTGACAATTCAGGCATGGGCGCAAAATAAAGACGCAATTTTTTATTGCGAGGAGCTGGACGATAACGCCGTTCCTGTGTTGCTGTTTAATTTAGCGTTAAGAAACATTTTCGGATACGTAGTGCATCGCGACGTGCTGACGATGGAAGAAAAGGCCGTCTACCAGCTGACCGCTGGTGACAGATTTTCGCGAATTGAGAGAATACCGGAAGCTCCGGAAATCAGTGCGGAAGCCATTATTTCTAATCCGCCTTATAACATTCCGTGGAACGCACCGGGGCCGCTATTTGCGGATAAACGCTTTAAAAAATGTACGATCCCACCTGCTTCCAACGCAAACTATGCTTTTGTTTTGACGGCCTTAGATAGGCTTTCCGAAAATGGACGATGCGCGTTTGTTCTGCCGAGCGGGGCATTGACTTCCGCTGGACCGGATAAAGAAATCAGGAAATATCTTTGTGACAATAGACTGCTTGAAAAAGTCATTGCACTTCCGGGTCACATGTTTGAGGCTACCGATATCCCGACTTGTATTTTGGCCTTTAGCCGAGGAAACAGAAGCGTGTCGTTTTTCGACTGCCGCCAAAAAGTGGAACAGGAAGATCGGGAGCAAACAGGACAATTTGGGGGCGCGAGCCATACGAGGCGCACATATCATAAAACTGTCAATGTTTTGCCAGACGAGTTGATCGACGCCTTGTGCAGCCCGGCGGAAGATATTCCGGGATTCTCTGTTTTGGCTTCTCTGAACGATATTGAGAAGCAAGAATACATTCTCACTCCGTCAAGATATATTCGGCCAGATATAGCTCCGACAGAACATCGACCATACACAGATATTATCGACGACATCAACCGTGTATCCCGCGAGCGAAGCATCTTAAAAATCACGGTAAATGAAACATTGGCAAGGCAGTTGGGACTAAGCGAGATTGCGGAAGTTGAGCGACAAAATCCAGACTTGGATAAGACTTTCGGCATATTCGGAAAAAAGTATGAAAGTCGCCATTTTATCCAGCTATCGAAAAACAAAAATGAACTAAAGATTGAGAATCAGGACAAGGAGTTTTTCTCAAGCCTGCTTGAAATATTTATTCCGATGTGGAAGCAGCACGTATATTACTTAAATCATGAAGAAAACCGATTGCTTATGGAATTGCGGGACGCGATGCTCCCGGATTTGATGTCCGGGAAGCTGCAAGTATCTTGA
- a CDS encoding protein of unknown function (Evidence 5 : Unknown function): MIFERISSAVRFCFEVTACYAEIASGTIIAGLVSHTACCRDVHMKNPYPIKANTIIKLI, encoded by the coding sequence TTGATATTTGAGCGTATCTCTTCGGCGGTGCGCTTTTGTTTTGAGGTGACAGCATGTTATGCAGAAATTGCGTCTGGAACGATTATCGCCGGGCTGGTAAGCCATACTGCATGCTGCCGAGATGTCCATATGAAAAATCCCTACCCGATAAAAGCAAATACCATAATCAAGCTGATTTGA
- a CDS encoding protein of unknown function (Evidence 5 : Unknown function), with the protein MTDREKAKREYLGGKSLKEIADELGAKPSTVRAWKSREGWPNVQRKRTSRKKNVATAKSVAARSPAITEPLNDKQQLFAELYVRSFHAVQAYMTAYGCEYITAASRAYKLMKNPAVRSYIEYLKELKKESLMAGLDDVVEKMIEVAFSDIGNYITFGRRKVPVMVKDEESGKKYGISKTINYVDIKESWQVDTSLISEISQGKDGVKIKMQDQSKAREWLGKFFNAFPMDRHRIEYDRRKQELDRLEYERRKKKDESEDF; encoded by the coding sequence TTGACCGACCGTGAAAAAGCAAAAAGAGAATACCTGGGCGGCAAGAGCCTTAAAGAGATAGCCGATGAGCTCGGAGCTAAGCCCAGCACAGTCCGGGCCTGGAAGAGCCGGGAAGGCTGGCCAAACGTGCAACGGAAACGTACGTCACGAAAGAAAAACGTTGCAACAGCCAAAAGCGTTGCAGCTAGGTCTCCTGCGATAACGGAACCCTTGAATGATAAGCAGCAGCTTTTCGCAGAGCTCTATGTGAGGAGCTTCCACGCGGTACAGGCATACATGACCGCGTATGGCTGTGAATATATTACGGCTGCATCGCGGGCGTATAAGCTGATGAAAAATCCCGCAGTCCGATCCTACATCGAATATCTGAAAGAGCTAAAGAAGGAGTCCCTGATGGCGGGCCTTGATGATGTGGTTGAAAAGATGATTGAGGTTGCGTTTTCCGACATCGGGAACTACATCACATTTGGCCGGCGGAAGGTTCCCGTGATGGTGAAAGATGAGGAATCCGGGAAAAAGTACGGGATATCCAAGACCATAAATTATGTCGACATAAAAGAATCGTGGCAGGTCGATACGTCTCTCATCTCCGAGATTTCCCAGGGTAAGGACGGTGTCAAGATTAAAATGCAGGATCAGAGCAAGGCCAGGGAATGGCTTGGAAAGTTTTTCAATGCATTTCCGATGGATCGGCACCGGATTGAGTATGACCGAAGGAAGCAGGAGCTTGACCGGCTGGAATATGAGCGGCGGAAGAAGAAAGACGAAAGCGAGGATTTCTGA
- a CDS encoding conserved protein of unknown function (Evidence 4 : Unknown function but conserved in other organisms) encodes MAKYDILKSFYNSSRWRKFRVAIIAERDPVCVDCHRVIANSKEIELDHDPIELTPENVNDPNVSLNPDNVRIRCHDCHNRRHNRFVHKQEQGVFLIYGPPLSGKTTYVLKHMQRGDLVVDMDKLYSAISLLPEYDKPNELLRNVLGVRDLLIDNIKTRYGKWRSAWIVGTYPDKYQRERISDATGATIIYCEATREECMQRLEADEERRNRREEWTEYIDRWFERFIA; translated from the coding sequence ATGGCAAAATATGATATTCTCAAGAGCTTTTACAATTCTTCCCGCTGGCGGAAGTTCCGCGTTGCCATTATTGCCGAGCGCGATCCCGTCTGCGTAGATTGCCACAGAGTAATCGCTAATTCCAAAGAGATTGAGCTTGACCATGATCCGATCGAGCTGACGCCTGAAAACGTCAACGATCCGAATGTATCGCTGAATCCGGATAACGTGCGAATACGTTGTCACGATTGTCATAACCGCAGGCATAACCGTTTCGTCCATAAGCAGGAGCAGGGCGTGTTCCTGATTTACGGTCCGCCGTTGTCCGGCAAGACGACCTATGTCCTGAAGCATATGCAACGTGGGGATCTGGTTGTGGATATGGATAAGTTATACAGTGCCATATCGCTGTTGCCGGAATACGATAAGCCCAATGAGCTGTTGCGCAATGTGCTGGGCGTCCGTGATCTGTTGATCGATAATATCAAGACACGCTATGGCAAGTGGAGGAGCGCGTGGATCGTCGGTACTTATCCGGATAAGTACCAGCGCGAGCGGATATCCGATGCAACGGGCGCAACAATTATCTATTGCGAGGCAACGCGAGAGGAATGTATGCAGCGCCTTGAAGCGGACGAGGAACGGAGGAACCGGCGAGAGGAATGGACGGAGTATATCGATAGATGGTTTGAAAGATTTATTGCATGA